One segment of Haloplanus natans DSM 17983 DNA contains the following:
- a CDS encoding lycopene cyclase domain-containing protein → MAIARHGTGARATLGAVASQIHPVFMTPPLAASGFGAVLGGLYDPGLAVFHVGVAFCALYTAHVKDGLVDFHRRGEDDDHPLTRRGCHLALAGSTTLFFLGTAALWLLVDPVAALLTLPGWLVAVLHAPQLDTNPFGATLGYPVGIGFALLGGHYVQTRTLSVAALAFAVVFVVVLAGIKIVDDTTDYDYDRSVEKRTVAVVLGPPAARRLATGLMAAGMVAVVALSVTAVVPRGSALAVVPFLGVAVVARRATAELATMLLVRASYLFFALLVVAVWLRPLAGLTLPDITVLGPYTYLATELLWGTIAVALVVRAGAVRAAARTALVCYPFAYVWDWYTLSIGVFAIPMRTGIDLLGIPIEEHLFMLIVPTVVVGVHETLRELDG, encoded by the coding sequence ATGGCTATCGCCCGGCACGGGACCGGTGCGCGCGCGACTCTCGGCGCCGTCGCCTCGCAGATCCATCCCGTCTTCATGACGCCGCCGCTGGCCGCCTCCGGTTTCGGCGCCGTCCTCGGCGGGCTTTACGATCCGGGGCTGGCCGTCTTCCACGTGGGCGTCGCGTTCTGTGCGCTCTACACCGCCCACGTCAAGGACGGCCTCGTCGACTTCCACCGCCGCGGCGAGGACGACGACCACCCGCTGACACGCCGGGGCTGTCACCTCGCGCTCGCCGGCTCGACGACGCTGTTTTTCCTCGGCACCGCCGCGCTGTGGCTCCTGGTCGATCCGGTCGCTGCCCTCCTGACCCTTCCCGGATGGCTGGTCGCCGTCCTCCACGCGCCACAGTTGGATACGAACCCGTTCGGCGCGACGCTCGGCTACCCCGTCGGCATCGGCTTCGCCCTCCTCGGCGGCCACTACGTCCAGACGCGGACGCTCTCCGTGGCCGCCCTCGCTTTCGCCGTCGTCTTCGTCGTCGTGCTGGCGGGGATCAAAATCGTCGACGACACCACCGACTACGACTACGACCGCTCGGTCGAGAAGCGAACCGTCGCCGTCGTCCTCGGACCGCCGGCGGCCCGCCGCCTCGCGACCGGCCTGATGGCGGCGGGCATGGTCGCCGTCGTTGCCCTGTCCGTTACCGCGGTCGTTCCCCGCGGATCGGCACTCGCCGTCGTCCCGTTTCTCGGCGTCGCCGTCGTCGCCCGCCGGGCCACCGCCGAACTCGCGACGATGCTGCTCGTCCGGGCCTCCTACCTCTTTTTTGCCCTCCTCGTCGTCGCCGTGTGGCTCCGCCCGCTCGCGGGCCTTACGCTCCCCGACATCACCGTCCTCGGCCCGTACACCTACCTCGCGACCGAACTGTTGTGGGGGACGATCGCCGTCGCGCTGGTGGTTCGGGCCGGCGCGGTGCGGGCCGCGGCGCGGACGGCGCTCGTCTGCTACCCCTTCGCCTACGTCTGGGACTGGTACACGCTCTCGATCGGCGTCTTCGCCATCCCCATGCGGACGGGGATCGACCTGCTGGGAATCCCGATCGAGGAACACCTGTTCATGCTGATCGTGCCGACGGTGGTCGTCGGCGTCCACGAGACGTTGCGCGAACTGGACGGGTAG
- the ilvD gene encoding dihydroxy-acid dehydratase: MSQQQEPTDEEPYAGSKDPNLRSNEVTAGRDRAPHRSMFRAMGFTDDDLESPMVGVANPAADITPCNVHLDEVAESALDGIDGAGGMPIEFGTITISDAISMGTEGMKSSLISREVIADSVELVAFGERMDALVTIGGCDKNMPGMMMAAIRTDLPSVFLYGGSIMPGEHDGREVTIQNVFEGVGAVASGDMTDDELDDLERHACPGAGSCGGMFTANTMASISEAIGFAPLGSASPPAEDEARYEVARESGELVLDVVEAERTPSDFLSQESFENAIALQVAVGGSTNAVLHLLAMAAEAGVDLDIEDFNRISARTPKIANLQPGGERVMNDLHEVGGVPVVLRELLDADLLHGDALTVTGETMAEAIERYDPPAVDELDADFLHTVADPIHERGAIRILTGNLAPEGAVIKITGEDHLHHQGPVRVFEEEKSAMEYVQEGHVESGDVICIRNEGPRGGPGMREMLGVTSAVAGQGHAEDVSLFTDGRFSGATRGFSIGHVAPEAFVGGPIAALEDGDEITIDIDDLELSVDLSDEELEERLEGYDPEPNYTSGVLAKYGQLFDSAANGAVTNPGAKGE, from the coding sequence ATGAGCCAGCAGCAGGAGCCAACCGACGAGGAGCCCTACGCCGGGAGCAAGGATCCGAACCTCCGGAGCAACGAGGTGACCGCGGGTCGTGATCGTGCCCCCCATCGGTCGATGTTCCGTGCCATGGGCTTTACCGACGACGACCTCGAATCGCCGATGGTCGGCGTCGCCAACCCCGCGGCTGACATCACGCCGTGTAACGTCCACCTCGACGAGGTGGCCGAGTCGGCCCTCGACGGCATCGACGGCGCGGGCGGTATGCCCATCGAGTTCGGCACCATCACCATCTCGGACGCCATCTCGATGGGGACCGAAGGGATGAAGTCCTCGCTCATCTCGCGGGAGGTGATCGCCGACTCCGTCGAACTCGTCGCCTTCGGGGAGCGCATGGACGCCCTCGTCACTATCGGCGGCTGTGACAAGAACATGCCGGGGATGATGATGGCGGCCATCCGGACCGACCTCCCCTCCGTCTTCCTCTACGGCGGGTCGATCATGCCCGGCGAGCACGACGGCCGCGAGGTGACCATCCAGAACGTCTTCGAGGGCGTCGGCGCCGTCGCGTCCGGCGACATGACCGACGACGAACTCGACGACCTCGAACGCCACGCGTGCCCCGGTGCGGGCTCCTGTGGCGGGATGTTCACCGCCAACACGATGGCCTCGATCAGCGAGGCTATCGGCTTCGCGCCGCTCGGCTCCGCCTCGCCGCCCGCGGAGGACGAGGCTCGCTACGAGGTGGCCCGCGAATCCGGCGAACTGGTGCTCGACGTGGTCGAGGCGGAGCGGACGCCCTCCGATTTCCTCTCGCAGGAATCGTTCGAGAACGCCATCGCCCTGCAGGTGGCGGTCGGGGGCTCGACCAACGCCGTCCTCCACCTCCTCGCGATGGCCGCGGAGGCCGGCGTCGACCTCGACATCGAGGACTTCAACCGCATCAGCGCCCGGACGCCGAAGATAGCCAACCTCCAGCCCGGCGGCGAGCGGGTGATGAACGACCTCCACGAGGTGGGGGGTGTGCCCGTCGTCCTGCGTGAACTCCTCGATGCGGACCTGCTCCACGGCGACGCACTGACGGTGACGGGCGAGACGATGGCCGAGGCCATCGAGCGTTACGACCCGCCCGCAGTCGACGAACTGGACGCCGACTTCCTCCACACCGTCGCCGATCCGATCCACGAACGCGGCGCTATCCGCATCCTCACCGGCAACCTCGCCCCCGAGGGCGCCGTCATCAAGATCACCGGCGAGGACCACCTCCACCACCAGGGTCCAGTCCGGGTGTTCGAGGAGGAAAAGAGCGCGATGGAGTACGTTCAGGAGGGACACGTGGAGTCGGGCGACGTGATCTGCATCCGGAACGAGGGCCCGCGTGGTGGCCCCGGGATGCGCGAGATGCTCGGCGTCACCTCCGCCGTCGCCGGTCAGGGCCACGCCGAGGACGTGTCGCTCTTTACCGACGGCCGGTTCTCGGGCGCGACCCGTGGCTTCTCGATCGGTCACGTCGCCCCGGAAGCGTTCGTCGGCGGGCCCATCGCCGCACTCGAAGACGGCGACGAGATCACCATCGACATCGACGACCTCGAACTCTCGGTGGATCTCTCCGACGAGGAACTGGAGGAGCGTCTGGAGGGCTACGACCCCGAACCGAACTACACCTCGGGCGTGCTGGCGAAGTACGGACAACTGTTCGACTCCGCGGCCAACGGCGCGGTGACGAATCCGGGCGCGAAGGGGGAGTGA
- a CDS encoding MogA/MoaB family molybdenum cofactor biosynthesis protein, translated as MSDHGHDDGHDHDHHHHDVETLGAGIVTVSSSRTLDDDPAGDAIAAAFEAEGHEVVTRELVPDDYDRVQATLRNVARRGDVDAVVSTGGTGVTPDDVTVEAAEPLFEKTLPGFGELFRRLSYDEIGTRIVGTRAIAGVVEGAPVFCLPGSENAATLGAEEVIVPEAGHLSGLATRDD; from the coding sequence ATGAGCGATCACGGTCACGACGATGGACACGACCACGACCACCATCACCACGATGTCGAGACCCTCGGCGCCGGCATCGTCACCGTCTCGTCCTCGCGGACGCTCGACGACGACCCCGCGGGCGACGCCATCGCCGCGGCGTTCGAGGCCGAGGGTCACGAGGTGGTGACGCGGGAACTCGTCCCCGACGACTACGACCGCGTGCAGGCGACGCTCCGGAACGTCGCGCGCCGTGGCGACGTAGACGCCGTCGTGAGCACCGGCGGGACGGGCGTGACGCCGGACGACGTGACCGTCGAGGCGGCCGAACCGCTGTTCGAGAAGACGTTGCCCGGCTTCGGCGAACTGTTCCGCCGGCTCTCGTACGACGAGATTGGGACGCGGATCGTCGGCACGCGAGCTATCGCCGGCGTCGTCGAGGGGGCGCCCGTCTTCTGCCTGCCGGGGAGCGAGAACGCGGCGACGCTCGGCGCCGAAGAAGTGATCGTCCCCGAGGCGGGGCATCTGTCGGGACTGGCGACGCGGGACGACTAG
- a CDS encoding zinc-binding dehydrogenase, with protein MKAVQITAHGGPEVIEYGDAPAPEVGNEDVRVDVKAAALNHLDVWTRRGLPGIDLDLPHTPGSDAAGVVREVGADVTRFEPGDHVAVTAGVSCGDCEFCRHGEPSMCVSYHILGEHVPGVHAEEFAVPEANLVPVPDDVPWPVAGSASLVFGTAWRMLVDRADLGPGESVLVLGASGGVGHAAVQIADYLGAEVFATASTDAKLDYAVDCGADHAIDYETTDFAGEIRSLTDGRGVDVVVDHVGAETWGDSLASLAKGGRLVTCGATTGPNPETDINRIFWNQLSVIGSTMATPGQFDDVLELVWDGTFEPRIRETLPMSETARAHELLENREGFGKVVVVPDSEQ; from the coding sequence ATGAAAGCGGTTCAGATCACGGCACACGGGGGTCCGGAGGTAATCGAGTACGGCGACGCGCCGGCGCCCGAGGTGGGGAACGAGGACGTGCGCGTCGACGTGAAGGCGGCGGCGCTCAACCACCTCGACGTCTGGACGCGCCGGGGGTTGCCGGGGATCGACCTCGACCTGCCACACACGCCGGGGAGCGACGCGGCGGGCGTCGTCCGCGAGGTTGGGGCGGACGTAACCCGGTTCGAACCGGGCGATCACGTCGCCGTCACCGCCGGCGTCTCGTGTGGCGACTGCGAGTTTTGCCGCCACGGCGAGCCGTCGATGTGCGTCTCCTATCACATCCTGGGCGAACACGTCCCCGGCGTCCACGCCGAGGAGTTCGCAGTCCCGGAGGCGAACCTCGTCCCGGTGCCCGACGACGTGCCCTGGCCCGTCGCGGGGTCGGCGTCGCTCGTCTTCGGCACCGCGTGGCGGATGCTCGTCGACCGTGCCGACCTCGGCCCGGGCGAGTCGGTACTCGTCCTCGGCGCCTCGGGCGGCGTCGGCCACGCCGCCGTCCAGATTGCCGACTACCTCGGCGCGGAGGTGTTCGCCACCGCGAGCACGGACGCGAAACTCGACTACGCCGTCGACTGCGGCGCGGATCACGCTATCGACTACGAGACCACCGATTTCGCGGGCGAGATCCGCTCGTTGACCGACGGCCGCGGGGTCGACGTGGTGGTCGATCACGTCGGCGCGGAGACGTGGGGCGACTCGCTCGCGAGCCTCGCGAAGGGCGGTCGCCTCGTCACTTGCGGCGCCACGACCGGCCCGAACCCGGAGACCGACATCAACCGCATCTTCTGGAACCAGCTATCGGTGATCGGGTCGACGATGGCGACGCCCGGCCAGTTCGACGACGTGCTCGAACTCGTCTGGGACGGTACGTTCGAGCCCCGGATTCGGGAGACGCTGCCGATGAGCGAGACGGCCCGCGCACACGAACTCCTCGAGAACCGCGAGGGGTTCGGGAAAGTCGTCGTCGTCCCCGACAGTGAGCAGTGA
- a CDS encoding DUF5802 family protein has product MFEEFSSGYYLGRLYVEPHGGEHAVIHRTDHERMNRRLYTDGEGVERLDAPLVMKLDGRHFPVLGQEGVPSGTLGLPPDVTESDIPDRREVFLAKPDRAAELLRYAGYTDTQREAL; this is encoded by the coding sequence ATGTTCGAAGAGTTCTCCTCGGGCTACTACCTCGGGCGACTGTACGTCGAACCCCACGGCGGTGAGCACGCCGTCATCCACCGGACGGACCACGAGCGGATGAACCGGCGGCTCTACACCGACGGCGAGGGCGTCGAGCGCCTGGACGCGCCCCTCGTGATGAAACTCGACGGCCGGCACTTCCCGGTCCTCGGGCAGGAGGGCGTCCCGTCGGGCACACTCGGCCTCCCACCGGACGTCACCGAATCCGACATTCCGGACCGACGCGAGGTGTTTCTCGCCAAACCCGACCGCGCCGCGGAACTCCTCCGCTACGCCGGCTACACCGACACGCAACGCGAAGCCCTCTGA
- a CDS encoding CaiB/BaiF CoA transferase family protein: MTARERQGPLDGLRVVDCSGMIAGGFATTQLADFGADVIKVEHPTGTDPLREWPPYDGGVSLWWKSIARNKRCVTLDLSTPEGSALLLDLIADADVLFENFRPGTMEKWGLGPGRLHEENPGLIVVRQSGYGQTGPRSAKPGFGTVAEGISNWAHVNGFPDSKPLLPPISLGDLTAATFAVQGVMFALFERDVGRTGGSGEGQVIDMSLYEPLFRLFVSEVEAYDRLGEVRERIGNHHESAAPRNVYETADGYMTLSASAQSIFENVAEAIDRPDIVDDPRFATNEARVDHADELDEIIEAWTRERSTDEAIAGMEAADAIVGPVYDMADIFEDEQYAARDDIVEMEDDDLGSLKTAAPVPRLTRTPGAVSHAGPGHGEHNDEVFLSELGLDESAYDRLREEGVI; the protein is encoded by the coding sequence ATGACCGCACGCGAACGGCAGGGACCGCTCGACGGTCTGCGCGTCGTCGACTGCTCCGGCATGATCGCCGGGGGGTTCGCCACGACGCAGTTGGCCGACTTCGGCGCCGACGTGATCAAGGTCGAACACCCCACGGGCACCGATCCGCTCCGCGAGTGGCCGCCGTACGACGGGGGCGTCTCGCTCTGGTGGAAATCCATCGCCCGCAACAAACGCTGCGTGACGCTCGATCTGAGCACGCCGGAAGGGAGCGCGCTCCTCCTCGATCTGATCGCCGACGCCGACGTGCTCTTCGAGAACTTCCGCCCGGGGACGATGGAGAAGTGGGGGCTCGGCCCGGGGCGTCTCCACGAGGAGAACCCGGGACTGATCGTCGTCCGGCAGTCGGGGTACGGCCAGACGGGGCCACGCTCGGCGAAGCCGGGCTTTGGCACCGTCGCGGAGGGGATCAGCAACTGGGCCCACGTCAACGGCTTCCCCGACAGCAAACCCCTCCTGCCACCCATTAGCCTCGGCGACCTCACGGCCGCCACCTTCGCCGTCCAGGGCGTCATGTTCGCGCTCTTCGAGCGTGACGTGGGGCGGACAGGCGGCAGCGGCGAGGGACAGGTGATCGACATGAGCCTCTACGAGCCCCTGTTTCGGCTCTTCGTCTCGGAAGTCGAGGCGTACGACCGTCTCGGTGAGGTGCGCGAGCGCATCGGCAACCACCACGAGAGCGCGGCGCCGCGGAACGTCTACGAGACGGCGGACGGCTACATGACGCTCTCGGCCTCGGCACAGTCCATCTTCGAGAACGTGGCCGAGGCCATCGACCGACCGGACATCGTCGACGACCCCCGTTTCGCCACCAACGAGGCCCGCGTCGACCACGCGGACGAACTCGACGAGATAATCGAGGCGTGGACGCGGGAGCGCTCGACCGACGAGGCCATCGCGGGGATGGAGGCCGCCGACGCCATCGTGGGTCCCGTCTACGACATGGCCGACATCTTCGAGGACGAGCAGTACGCGGCGCGAGACGACATCGTGGAGATGGAAGACGACGACCTAGGCTCGCTGAAGACGGCGGCGCCGGTTCCCCGCCTCACGCGCACGCCGGGTGCCGTTTCCCACGCCGGCCCCGGACACGGCGAGCACAACGACGAGGTGTTCCTGTCCGAACTCGGCCTCGACGAGTCGGCGTACGACCGCCTCCGCGAGGAGGGCGTGATCTGA
- a CDS encoding LeuA family protein — protein MAALRDVTIREGTQMPGREYGVEARVAAARALDRLGLDAVQVGFPVVGETDREAIRRVAGDDGVDADIVGIARARTGDVEAALDAEADVIEVFVPTSERQLENVLGTSREEAMEMAAAALDRAREGGAGVHLTLVDGFRTDPTHLVDAFERFPSVPTITVADTVGARIPDRVRTVVADLRDRGVDGDRLGVHFHDDVGVAVANTLAAVGAGATTADVSVASLGERAGNAALERVVVGDRIDGPGAFDLDETELVPVCEAVLDALDESVDPRTPILGRDVTTHESGIHTAAMLRDPATFEPFDPAEFGGKRRLVFGPGSGRGSAHGLLERAGIEPTDERIARLLDLLSERGPMDAAAASELVEGTF, from the coding sequence ATGGCCGCCCTCCGCGACGTGACGATCCGTGAGGGCACGCAGATGCCCGGACGGGAGTACGGCGTCGAGGCCCGGGTGGCGGCCGCGCGGGCGCTCGACCGCCTCGGTCTCGATGCGGTGCAGGTCGGCTTCCCCGTCGTCGGCGAGACGGACCGCGAGGCGATCCGCCGGGTAGCGGGCGACGACGGCGTCGACGCCGACATCGTCGGCATCGCCCGGGCCCGCACCGGAGACGTGGAGGCCGCCCTCGACGCCGAGGCGGACGTAATCGAGGTGTTCGTCCCCACTTCGGAGCGCCAACTCGAGAACGTCCTGGGGACGTCGAGGGAGGAGGCCATGGAGATGGCGGCGGCGGCGCTGGACCGCGCCCGCGAGGGCGGCGCGGGCGTCCACCTCACGCTCGTCGACGGCTTCCGGACCGACCCCACCCACCTCGTCGACGCATTCGAGCGCTTCCCGTCGGTGCCGACGATCACCGTCGCGGACACGGTGGGCGCACGGATTCCGGACCGCGTGCGGACGGTCGTCGCCGACCTCCGCGACCGCGGCGTCGACGGCGACCGACTGGGCGTTCACTTCCACGACGACGTTGGCGTCGCCGTCGCGAACACGCTCGCGGCGGTGGGTGCCGGCGCGACGACTGCGGACGTGAGCGTCGCGTCGCTCGGCGAACGCGCGGGCAACGCGGCGCTCGAACGGGTCGTGGTGGGGGACCGAATCGACGGTCCGGGAGCTTTCGACCTCGACGAGACGGAACTCGTCCCCGTCTGCGAGGCGGTTCTCGACGCCCTCGACGAGTCGGTCGACCCCCGGACGCCGATCCTCGGGAGGGACGTGACGACCCACGAATCGGGCATCCACACCGCCGCGATGCTCCGCGATCCGGCGACGTTCGAGCCGTTCGACCCCGCCGAGTTCGGCGGGAAGCGCCGTCTCGTCTTCGGTCCCGGAAGCGGCCGGGGGAGCGCCCACGGCTTGCTAGAGCGAGCGGGGATCGAGCCGACCGACGAGCGGATCGCACGCCTCCTCGACCTCCTGTCCGAACGGGGACCGATGGATGCCGCGGCGGCGAGTGAGCTGGTCGAGGGGACGTTCTGA
- a CDS encoding translation initiation factor IF-2 subunit beta, which yields MNYDSALDRAYDTLPERTREAGDRLQVPDPEGESDGAFTRLTNLGDIADALGRKPEHLHRSIQRELGTNGQFDGDRARYNGSFTVADFDAAIDAYVTEFVTCSECGLPDTNLVREDGVDMLRCTACGAFRPVEKRPKQTSSAGTPTLEEGKTYQLQITGTGRKGDGVAERGKYTIFVPGAQEGQVVEAYIDNISGTLAFAQLA from the coding sequence ATGAACTACGATTCTGCGCTCGACCGTGCCTACGACACGCTCCCGGAGCGAACGCGCGAGGCGGGTGACCGTCTGCAGGTCCCCGACCCCGAGGGCGAGTCCGACGGCGCCTTCACGCGGCTGACGAACCTCGGCGACATCGCCGACGCCCTCGGGCGCAAGCCCGAGCATCTCCACCGATCGATCCAGCGCGAACTCGGGACGAACGGCCAGTTCGACGGCGACCGGGCGCGGTACAACGGCTCCTTCACCGTCGCCGACTTCGACGCCGCCATCGACGCCTACGTCACCGAGTTCGTCACCTGTTCGGAGTGTGGCCTGCCCGACACCAACCTCGTCCGCGAGGACGGCGTCGACATGCTCCGCTGTACGGCGTGTGGGGCGTTCCGACCCGTCGAGAAGCGGCCGAAACAGACCTCGTCCGCGGGCACCCCGACACTGGAGGAGGGCAAGACCTACCAGCTACAGATCACGGGCACCGGTCGCAAGGGCGACGGCGTCGCCGAACGCGGCAAGTACACCATCTTCGTCCCCGGCGCCCAGGAAGGGCAGGTCGTCGAGGCGTACATCGACAACATCAGCGGGACGCTCGCGTTCGCACAGCTCGCCTAA
- a CDS encoding fumarylacetoacetate hydrolase family protein has translation MRLARICTAKGIFTGEYEDGVVTTEGDGATYVVGEDAELMAPCDPAAIFCTGRNFGAKIEQMGEGDRPDRPDWFVKPPHALHPPDAAVEYPEWVASFTYAGELAAVIDDRCHDFGVDEADDHIRGYTILNDLDAYEQDRRTARKAFDGSAPLGPWIETDVDLDGMAMETVISGEQRQSATTDEMIFQPGEVVAFLSERYTFRPGDVISFGSPANPGLLEPGDTVEITYEGVGTLRNEIV, from the coding sequence ATGCGACTGGCACGCATCTGTACGGCGAAGGGGATTTTCACCGGCGAGTACGAGGACGGCGTCGTCACGACCGAGGGCGACGGCGCGACGTACGTCGTCGGCGAGGACGCCGAACTGATGGCGCCCTGCGATCCCGCCGCCATCTTCTGTACCGGCCGTAACTTCGGCGCCAAGATCGAACAGATGGGCGAGGGCGACCGGCCGGATCGACCGGACTGGTTCGTCAAGCCACCGCACGCTCTCCACCCGCCCGACGCCGCCGTCGAGTACCCCGAGTGGGTGGCGTCGTTCACCTACGCCGGCGAACTCGCCGCGGTGATCGACGACCGCTGTCACGACTTCGGCGTCGACGAGGCCGACGACCACATCCGCGGCTACACCATCCTCAACGACCTCGACGCCTACGAGCAGGACCGCCGGACTGCGCGGAAGGCGTTCGACGGATCGGCGCCGCTCGGGCCGTGGATCGAGACCGACGTCGACCTCGACGGGATGGCGATGGAGACGGTCATCTCCGGCGAGCAGCGGCAGTCGGCGACGACCGACGAGATGATCTTCCAGCCCGGGGAGGTCGTCGCCTTCCTCTCGGAGCGCTACACCTTCCGCCCCGGCGACGTGATCTCGTTCGGTAGCCCGGCCAACCCCGGCCTGTTGGAACCCGGCGACACGGTCGAGATCACCTACGAGGGCGTCGGCACGCTCCGAAACGAGATCGTATGA
- a CDS encoding DUF7385 family protein, with product MADRLDLSDGFDVHDYRSGLKLHTQDGSSMYLENRQGYECPACGRPFERLFVSDDDQVTFGNPPDAPFCLARTPDRLLLLTH from the coding sequence ATGGCCGACCGTCTCGACCTCTCGGACGGGTTCGACGTCCACGACTACCGTTCGGGGCTGAAACTCCACACCCAGGACGGCTCGTCGATGTATCTGGAGAACCGACAGGGGTACGAATGTCCGGCCTGTGGGCGCCCGTTCGAGCGCCTGTTCGTCTCGGACGACGACCAGGTGACGTTCGGCAATCCGCCGGATGCGCCGTTCTGTCTCGCGCGGACGCCCGACCGGTTACTGCTGTTGACACATTGA
- a CDS encoding universal stress protein, with protein MYEDILLPTDGSESMDAVIEHAADIAARRDATVHALYVIDDRSFLTLQDDMKGDVVDGLRTEGETATTAVASQLEADGVTVRTAIRKGNPADEVLAYADENGIDLVVMGTHGADYERNMLGSVSQKVVTMSAAPVLTVNIGGQE; from the coding sequence ATGTACGAGGACATCCTGCTCCCGACGGACGGGAGCGAGTCGATGGACGCGGTGATCGAACACGCGGCCGACATCGCCGCGCGCCGCGACGCCACGGTCCACGCCCTGTACGTGATCGACGACCGCTCCTTTCTGACGCTGCAAGACGACATGAAGGGGGACGTGGTCGACGGCCTCCGGACCGAAGGGGAGACGGCGACCACGGCGGTCGCGAGCCAACTCGAAGCCGACGGCGTCACCGTGCGGACCGCGATCCGCAAGGGTAACCCGGCCGACGAGGTGCTCGCGTACGCCGACGAGAACGGGATCGACCTCGTCGTCATGGGAACCCACGGTGCCGACTACGAGCGGAACATGCTCGGCAGCGTCTCCCAGAAGGTCGTGACGATGTCGGCGGCACCGGTGCTGACGGTCAACATCGGCGGGCAGGAGTAG
- the msrB gene encoding peptide-methionine (R)-S-oxide reductase MsrB: MSEHDRSLADLSDDEWRDRLTEEEYRILRERGTEPKFSGDFLDRKGNGTYTCAGCGAELFDSDTKFDSGSGWPSFYDAVGRSPTSNRTGSGDAVDGAVELETDTRHGMTRTEVLCATCGGHLGHVFEDGPDPTGKRYCINSVALDFDPE, from the coding sequence ATGAGCGAACACGACCGCTCACTCGCCGACCTGTCCGACGACGAGTGGCGCGACCGACTCACCGAAGAGGAGTATCGCATCCTGCGGGAACGCGGCACCGAACCCAAGTTCAGCGGCGACTTCCTCGACCGGAAGGGGAACGGCACGTACACCTGCGCCGGCTGTGGCGCCGAACTCTTCGATTCGGACACCAAGTTCGACTCCGGAAGCGGGTGGCCGAGTTTCTACGACGCCGTCGGACGCAGTCCGACGAGCAACCGGACGGGGTCCGGTGACGCCGTCGACGGCGCGGTCGAACTCGAAACCGACACCCGCCACGGCATGACCCGGACGGAGGTGCTGTGTGCGACGTGTGGCGGCCACCTCGGACACGTCTTCGAGGACGGTCCCGACCCGACGGGCAAGCGCTACTGCATCAACTCCGTCGCCCTCGACTTCGACCCCGAGTGA
- a CDS encoding HAD family hydrolase, whose protein sequence is MSYEAVLFDNDGVLVEPIERSVLRRATWEAFDALGVPDPDPDDIDRLSLGVTPDVLADVCAAYDLDPARFWRARDYHSSHAQRVELRAGRAALYDDFDAVREIDAPRGIVSSNQQDTVEFMHDFFATRDLFATAYGRDPTIRSLARKKPDPYYLHRALSDLAVDRALFVGDSESDVLAAQNAGLDAAFVRRPHRETDELSVDPTYELDGLSDLLGIDGVPVRGR, encoded by the coding sequence ATGAGCTACGAGGCGGTTCTGTTCGACAACGACGGCGTCCTGGTCGAACCGATCGAACGATCGGTGCTCCGCCGCGCGACGTGGGAGGCGTTCGACGCCCTCGGCGTCCCCGACCCCGACCCCGACGATATCGACCGGCTCTCCCTCGGCGTCACGCCCGACGTACTCGCCGATGTCTGTGCGGCCTACGATCTCGATCCGGCCCGGTTCTGGCGCGCCCGCGACTACCACTCCTCGCACGCCCAGCGGGTCGAACTCCGGGCCGGCCGGGCCGCCCTCTACGACGATTTCGACGCCGTCCGCGAGATCGACGCTCCCCGCGGTATCGTCAGTTCGAACCAGCAGGACACCGTCGAGTTCATGCACGACTTCTTCGCCACCCGCGATCTCTTCGCGACCGCCTACGGCCGCGACCCCACGATCCGGAGTTTGGCACGGAAGAAACCCGATCCCTACTACCTCCACCGCGCGCTGTCGGATCTGGCGGTCGACCGTGCGTTGTTCGTCGGCGACAGCGAATCGGACGTACTGGCGGCGCAAAACGCCGGCCTCGACGCCGCGTTCGTCCGGCGGCCCCACCGCGAAACGGACGAGTTGTCGGTCGATCCGACCTACGAACTGGACGGGCTGTCCGACTTGCTCGGTATCGACGGCGTTCCGGTCCGCGGGCGGTGA